From one Lotus japonicus ecotype B-129 chromosome 3, LjGifu_v1.2 genomic stretch:
- the LOC130709476 gene encoding uncharacterized protein LOC130709476 — translation MGGGGAMRTAAKFAAAIRGAQSVWSASRPVSAAPWEVSDWEDAAGGDGLVIDDCEVMPPTLVFGGVPSLQEAQAATTELKHAIDKIYQPSNSAECEGSSPYSQVSAVQFPYNSGLETESRVIEAISNPPVPNHALQAFQLLSASPEAQNAVASIACDPNIWNAIAQNPTLQDFFQSQHIDFAAVSGFDVKGALEKAGELPDSNSGIDFVDLLRVIHNVKLTVSEMVSNVSNYFHTIFGLSTLQNLSAGADDHGTTTANFNDHIVMGGTFMGLAILVVLVVALKRV, via the exons ATGGGTGGCGGAGGAGCAATGAGGACGGCCGCCAAGTTTGCTGCTGCGATCAGGGGTGCGCAGTCGGTCTGGAGCGCCTCGCGGCCCGTGTCTGCAGCGCCATGGGAAGTGAGTGACTGGGAAGACGCCGCTGGTGGTGATGGACTTGTTATAGATGACTGTGAGGTTATGCCGCCAACATTAGTGTTTGGCGGTGTCCCTAGTTTGCAGGAGGCCCAGGCAGCCACCACGGAACTGAAACATGCTATTGATAA GATATACCAGCCTTCCAATTCTGCTGAATGTGAGGGTTCTTCTCCATATAGTCAAGTCTCTGCTGTTCAGTTTCCATATAATTCTGGATTGGAAACAGAATCTCGTGTCATTGAGGCTATTTCAAATCCTCCAGTTCCAAACCATGCTCTTCAGGCTTTTCAGTTGCTTAGTGCAAGTCCTGAGGCACAG AATGCTGTTGCTTCTATTGCTTGTGACCCGAATATATGGAACGCAATTGCGCAAAATCCCACGTTACAAGATTTCTTCCAATCACAGCACATAG ATTTTGCTGCAGTTTCTGGTTTTGATGTAAAGGGAGCTCTTGAAAAAGCTGGAGAGTTACCTGATTCTAACtcaggaattgattttgttgatttgtTAAGAGTAATCCACAATGTCAAGCTTACCGTATCTGAAATGGTAAGCAATGTGTCAAACTACTTTCATACCATATTTGGGCTCTCAACTCTTCAAAATTTGTCTGCTGGTGCTGATGATCATGGAACAACAACAGCAAACTTCAATGATCACATAGTCATGGGAGGAACTTTTATGGGGTTGGCAATATTAGTCGTGCTGGTGGTAGCTTTGAAACGAGTTTAA
- the LOC130709473 gene encoding uncharacterized protein LOC130709473 isoform X1: MAQRYRRVKEISRVLAPILQPGDCYQQSGRALKSVALSIMCMASGQKPFPNATQLRGFHVHRFSTMVDVSREPAPKIDLLSFIKASLNEFEGTHHYWLNQSGKCKQIFEGDGIFLVLAARNFESGNMFQKLKMVQKRFPHINIMGLKVIHSSAERVHLIQFLMTENITFPILLSERTFPQIMKGSCYILFKNFRSPIIYHEKDVDLEILCQAVSELQKQQIDDSKLRKVLKFTSWKQDGVTKDQYIYSPLQNLLLYYPGCASADETSNRLFFSDCNHHRIIVSDGNGEIMDCIGSSPGFEDGYFESAKLRRPAGSYYHASEDCLYFVDSENHAIRKADMGARTVETLFPASVTSKGGGVWNWIMNKLGLESSEETNVEERSEVFDSKSLYFPWHLLKSVDDTLYIIDRRFQTLWTMDFSSGKINEVLEGSRILEICGQPIMKNLSILDQIPCDWFPKKPDNGNLLEGIPRSDLLSSLTTLQNHIFICDTVGQRIVKVNEESKVCVNFQLCNLGILGLPYWLNSPLETYYAVGNGLLGTAIDHIQHFDFLPGKIDIQLSVNVPLDIELVEPLQESCIWRQARGAATEISGMDDVPGSLEKVGAAQQWYDELDYLAAPKPESEMTVDVDNLDKKSVVEDEGVRISCGVCTSPGTSEVIVYAVLYCKLRRDPNSNDGNRVKHAARILDILSSKRSGKRERELWNEYLLQYKGDLRDLVFMKPLHIRIRLNTLDHPKAENGRDIILTDSSIKVNVLLN, translated from the exons aTGGCTCAGAGGTATCGCCGTGTGAAGGAAATCTCAAGGGTTTTAGCACCCATTCTTCAACCAG GTGATTGTTATCAGCAATCTGGCAGAGCTCTAAAGTCAGTGGCTTTGTCTATAATGTGTATGGCTTCAGGGCAGAAGCCATTTCCTAATGCTACTCAACTGAGAGGGTTTCATGTACACAG GTTCTCAACAATGGTTGACGTGTCACGCGAACCTGCCCCTAAAATTGATCTATTGTCTTTCATTAAAGCTTCACTGAATGAGTTTGAAG GCACACATCATTATTGGTTAAATCAATCTGGAAAATGTAAACAAATTTTTGAAGGTGATGGAATCTTTTTGGTTCTTGCTGCTAGGAATTTTGAATCTGGCAATATGTTTCAAAAACTGAAGATGGTTCAGAAGAG GTTCCCTCATATTAATATCATGGGTTTAAAAGTAATTCACTCTTCTGCAGAACGAGTGCACCTAATCCAGTTTCTTATGACAGAAAATATCACATTTCCTATTTTGTTATCTGAGCGGACATTTCCTCAG ATCATGAAAGGTTCGTGCtacatattatttaaaaattttagGAGCCCTATAATTTATCATGAGAAGGACGTGGATCTTGAAATTCTATGCCAAG CTGTTTCGGAGTTACAGAAGCAACAGATTGATGATTCTAAGTTACGGAAGGTCTTGAAATTCACATCATGGAAGCAAGATGGGGTCACTAAGGATCAATATATTTATTCTCCTCTACAGAATTTACTTCTATATTACCCAG GTTGTGCCTCTGCAGATGAAACTTCTAACCGCCTCTTCTTTTCTGATTGCAATCATCATAGGATTATTGTATCGGATGGCAATGGAGAGATTATGGACTGT ATTGGCTCTTCCCCAGGATTTGAGGATGGATATTTTGAATCTGCTAAACTAAGGCGTCCTGCAGGTTCTTATTACCATGCTTCTGAGGATTGCTTATATTTTGTGGATTCAGAG AACCATGCTATCAGGAAAGCTGACATGGGAGCACGAACAGTGGAGACTCTCTTTCCTGCAAGCGTCACTAGCAAGGGAGGAGGCGTATGGAATTGGATCATGAATAAGCTTGGTTTAGAAAGCAGTGAGGAGACCAATGTCGAGGAAAGATCTGAAGTATTTGATTCCAAATCGTTATATTTCCCATGGCATCTTTTGAAATCAGTTGATGACACTCTCTACATCATAGACCGCAG GTTTCAGACTTTGTGGACCATGGATTTCAGTTCGGGGAAGATAAATGAAGTTTTGGAAG GTTCTAGAATTCTTGAGATCTGTGGACAGCCAATCATGAAAAATTTATCCATCTTAGATCAGATTCCCTGTGATTGGTTTCCAAAGAAACCTGATAATGGCAATTTATTGGAGGGCATCCCACGTTCTGATCTTTTATCTTCACTGACAACTTTGCAGAATCACATTTTCATTTGCGATACAG ttggacagaggattgtgaaggtcAACGAAGAATCTAAGGTCTGTGTAAACTTCCAGTTATGTAATTTGGGGATACTTGGATTACCTTATTGGTTGAATTCCCCTCTGGAAACATATTATGCCGT TGGAAATGGACTTTTGGGTACAGCAATTGATCATATACAGCATTTTGATTTTCTACCAG GCAAGATCGACATACAGTTGAGTGTGAATGTTCCTTTGGATATTGAGCTTGTAGAACCATTACAAGAATCCTGTATTTGGCGTCAAGCAAGAGGTGCAGCAACTGAAATTTCTGGAATGGATGATGTTCCAGGTTCCTTAGAAAAG GTTGGTGCTGCCCAGCAGTGGTACGATGAACTGGATTATCTTGCCGCTCCAAAGCCTGAATCTGAAATGACTGTTGATGTCGATAATCTGGATAAAAAGTCAGTGGTAGAAGATGAGGGAGTTCGCATCAGCTGTGGTGTATGTACTAGCCCTGGAACAAGTGAG GTTATTGTTTACGCTGTATTGTATTGTAAACTTAGAAGAGACCCAAACTCAAATGATGGCAACCGGGTAAAACATGCAGCAAGGATACTTGACATTTTGAGCTCTAAGAGATCtgggaaaagagagagagaattatGGAATGAATATCTATTGCAATATAAGGGTGATTTGAGAGATCTTGTATTCATGAAACCACTTCACATCAGAATTAGATTGAATACTCTTGATCATCCAAAGGCTGAAAATGGAAGGGATATTATCTTAACAGACTCCTCCATTAAGGTGAACGTATTACTCAATTGA
- the LOC130709473 gene encoding uncharacterized protein LOC130709473 isoform X2 — protein sequence MAQRYRRVKEISRVLAPILQPGDCYQQSGRALKSVALSIMCMASGQKPFPNATQLRGFHVHRFSTMVDVSREPAPKIDLLSFIKASLNEFEGTHHYWLNQSGKCKQIFEGDGIFLVLAARNFESGNMFQKLKMVQKRFPHINIMGLKVIHSSAERVHLIQFLMTENITFPILLSERTFPQIMKGSCYILFKNFRSPIIYHEKDVDLEILCQAVSELQKQQIDDSKLRKVLKFTSWKQDGVTKDQYIYSPLQNLLLYYPGCASADETSNRLFFSDCNHHRIIVSDGNGEIMDCIGSSPGFEDGYFESAKLRRPAGSYYHASEDCLYFVDSENHAIRKADMGARTVETLFPASVTSKGGGVWNWIMNKLGLESSEETNVEERSEVFDSKSLYFPWHLLKSVDDTLYIIDRRFQTLWTMDFSSGKINEVLEGSRILEICGQPIMKNLSILDQIPCDWFPKKPDNGNLLEGIPRSDLLSSLTTLQNHIFICDTVGQRIVKVNEESKVCVNFQLCNLGILGLPYWLNSPLETYYAVGNGLLGTAIDHIQHFDFLPGKIDIQLSVNVPLDIELVEPLQESCIWRQARGAATEISGMDDVPGWCCPAVVR from the exons aTGGCTCAGAGGTATCGCCGTGTGAAGGAAATCTCAAGGGTTTTAGCACCCATTCTTCAACCAG GTGATTGTTATCAGCAATCTGGCAGAGCTCTAAAGTCAGTGGCTTTGTCTATAATGTGTATGGCTTCAGGGCAGAAGCCATTTCCTAATGCTACTCAACTGAGAGGGTTTCATGTACACAG GTTCTCAACAATGGTTGACGTGTCACGCGAACCTGCCCCTAAAATTGATCTATTGTCTTTCATTAAAGCTTCACTGAATGAGTTTGAAG GCACACATCATTATTGGTTAAATCAATCTGGAAAATGTAAACAAATTTTTGAAGGTGATGGAATCTTTTTGGTTCTTGCTGCTAGGAATTTTGAATCTGGCAATATGTTTCAAAAACTGAAGATGGTTCAGAAGAG GTTCCCTCATATTAATATCATGGGTTTAAAAGTAATTCACTCTTCTGCAGAACGAGTGCACCTAATCCAGTTTCTTATGACAGAAAATATCACATTTCCTATTTTGTTATCTGAGCGGACATTTCCTCAG ATCATGAAAGGTTCGTGCtacatattatttaaaaattttagGAGCCCTATAATTTATCATGAGAAGGACGTGGATCTTGAAATTCTATGCCAAG CTGTTTCGGAGTTACAGAAGCAACAGATTGATGATTCTAAGTTACGGAAGGTCTTGAAATTCACATCATGGAAGCAAGATGGGGTCACTAAGGATCAATATATTTATTCTCCTCTACAGAATTTACTTCTATATTACCCAG GTTGTGCCTCTGCAGATGAAACTTCTAACCGCCTCTTCTTTTCTGATTGCAATCATCATAGGATTATTGTATCGGATGGCAATGGAGAGATTATGGACTGT ATTGGCTCTTCCCCAGGATTTGAGGATGGATATTTTGAATCTGCTAAACTAAGGCGTCCTGCAGGTTCTTATTACCATGCTTCTGAGGATTGCTTATATTTTGTGGATTCAGAG AACCATGCTATCAGGAAAGCTGACATGGGAGCACGAACAGTGGAGACTCTCTTTCCTGCAAGCGTCACTAGCAAGGGAGGAGGCGTATGGAATTGGATCATGAATAAGCTTGGTTTAGAAAGCAGTGAGGAGACCAATGTCGAGGAAAGATCTGAAGTATTTGATTCCAAATCGTTATATTTCCCATGGCATCTTTTGAAATCAGTTGATGACACTCTCTACATCATAGACCGCAG GTTTCAGACTTTGTGGACCATGGATTTCAGTTCGGGGAAGATAAATGAAGTTTTGGAAG GTTCTAGAATTCTTGAGATCTGTGGACAGCCAATCATGAAAAATTTATCCATCTTAGATCAGATTCCCTGTGATTGGTTTCCAAAGAAACCTGATAATGGCAATTTATTGGAGGGCATCCCACGTTCTGATCTTTTATCTTCACTGACAACTTTGCAGAATCACATTTTCATTTGCGATACAG ttggacagaggattgtgaaggtcAACGAAGAATCTAAGGTCTGTGTAAACTTCCAGTTATGTAATTTGGGGATACTTGGATTACCTTATTGGTTGAATTCCCCTCTGGAAACATATTATGCCGT TGGAAATGGACTTTTGGGTACAGCAATTGATCATATACAGCATTTTGATTTTCTACCAG GCAAGATCGACATACAGTTGAGTGTGAATGTTCCTTTGGATATTGAGCTTGTAGAACCATTACAAGAATCCTGTATTTGGCGTCAAGCAAGAGGTGCAGCAACTGAAATTTCTGGAATGGATGATGTTCCAG GTTGGTGCTGCCCAGCAGTGGTACGATGA
- the LOC130709475 gene encoding senescence-specific cysteine protease SAG39-like translates to MGKIQYLVALFLIIVVWSSQAMSRTLEEVSLSERHEQWMAKYGKVYKDDAEKEKRFQIFKDNVAYIESFNFAGNKSYKLSINHLADQTNDEFKSSRKGSNRSQGQMRNTTATTSSFKYENVTDIPASIDWRNKGAVTPIKDQGKCGGCWAFSAVASTEGMFQIASGELVSLSEQELVDCDTNGESQGCEGGYVEDGFEFIIRNGGITTEANYPYIGVDGTCNINNEASHIVQIQSYVEVPSNSEEALLKAVANQPVSVSIDAGSNFQFYSSGVFTGECGTELDHAVTVVGYGSDNDGTKYWIVKNSWGTEWGEEGYIRMQRDIDAEEGLCGIAMDATFPNINHAHEPNISGNASYSISLIHMFCILGLTFVFLFFYL, encoded by the exons ATGGGGAAAATCCAATATCTTGTAGCTCTTTTTCTCATAATTGTAGTATGGAGTTCTCAGGCAATGTCTCGAACCCTTGAAGAAGTTTCCTTATCCGAAAGACATGAGCAATGGATGGCAAAATATGGCAAGGTCTATAAGGATGATGCAGAGAAGGAAAAACGTTTTCAGATATTCAAAGACAATGTGGCCTACATTGAATCCTTCAATTTTGCCGGAAACAAATCATACAAACTCAGCATCAATCATCTTGCTGACCAAACCAATGATGAGTTTAAGTCTTCCCGTAAAGGGTCCAACCGATCACAAGGACAGATGAGGAatacaacagcaacaacatcatCATTTAAGTATGAAAATGTAACTGATATTCCTGCTAGCATAGACTGGAGGAACAAAGGAGCTGTTACTCCAATTAAAGACCAAGGGAAATGTG GTGGTTGCTGGGCATTTTCAGCTGTGGCGTCAACAGAAGGTATGTTCCAAATAGCTAGTGGAGAATTAGTGTCCCTCTCAGAGCAGGAACTTGTGGATTGTGACACAAACGGCGAGAGCCAAGGATGTGAGGGTGGCTATGTGGAAGATGGATTTGAATTCATTATAAGAAATGGTGGAATCACCACTGAAGCAAACTATCCATACATAGGAGTTGATGGAACATGCAACATTAACAATGAGGCGTCTCACATAGTTCAGATTCAGAGCTATGTGGAAGTCCCTAGTAATAGTGAGGAGGCACTCCTCAAAGCTGTCGCCAATCAACCCGTGTCAGTTTCCATTGATGCTGGAAGCAATTTTCAATTTTACTCAAGTGGAGTTTTTACAGGAGAATGTGGAACTGAGCTAGACCATGCTGTTACAGTAGTTGGTTATGGTAGCGATAATGATGGTACAAAATATTGGATAGTGAAGAACTCATGGGGCACTGAATGGGGAGAAGAAGGATATATAAGAATGCAGAGAGACATAGATGCAGAGGAAGGCTTATGTGGTATTGCAATGGATGCCACTTTCCCCAATATCAACCATGCACACGAACCCAATATTAGTGGGAATGCCTCTTATTCCATTTCTTTAATCCATATGTTTTGTATATTAGGTCTCAcatttgtttttctatttttttacctCTAG
- the LOC130709472 gene encoding uncharacterized protein At4g13200, chloroplastic, which yields MNTTLSPSASTTCFSSPKTFASSSPSKITVPCSSKSTRIELHCKRGSQYAGVRCNCSFRPGGPGSGDGDSSSRTVLDAFFLGKAVAEALNERIESTVGEFLSTVGRLQAEQQKQVQDFQEEVLDRAKKAKEKAAREAMEAQGLISKSAAETKVADSPSSRTSNSATDPVISVQITDASETYTEPTIKEDPALSSSDDE from the exons ATGAACACTACACTTTCCCCTTCAGCATCTACCACATGCTTTTCTTCTCCCAAAAcctttgcttcttcttctccctccaaaaTCACCGTTCCTTGTTCTTCCAAGTCTACCCGCATTGAACTTCACTGCAAAAGGGGTTCTCAGTACGCCGGAGTTCGCTGCAACTGTAGTTTCCGCCCTGGTGGTCCTGGCTCTG GTGATGGTGATAGCAGCAGCAGAACTGTTCTGGATGCATTTTTCTTGGGAAAAGCTGTAGCTGAAGCACTCAATGAGCGCATTGAGTCCACAGTTGGTGAGTTTTTGAGCACAGTTGGAAGGCTGCAAGCTGAACaacagaagcaagtgcaggacTTTCAG GAAGAAGTGTTGGACAGAGCCAAAAAGGCAAAGGAAAAAGCGGCGCGTGAAGCTATGGAGGCACAAGGACTCATTTCCAAGTCTGCAGCTGAGACAAAAGTTGCGGATTCACCTTcttcaagaacttcaaattctGCAACAGATCCAGTTATCTCGGTCCAGATTACTGATGCATCCGAAACATACACAGAACCTACCATAAAGGAGGATCCCGCTTTAAGTTCATCAGATGATGAATGA